Proteins from a genomic interval of Nerophis lumbriciformis linkage group LG01, RoL_Nlum_v2.1, whole genome shotgun sequence:
- the LOC133573131 gene encoding snaclec botrocetin subunit beta-like: MALSCPLVQHPTALKTLKMAFSLRVFFLLCGISGLMTGAWSRPSKEVCCPKGWTQLDDHCYIFQADERMFLDAESVCNILGGNLASITSAVKNSVVQDLVNHAEVDEAWIGLSDAIETGTFLWTDGKPFEFSDFPSALPTDGCVVIDADATTESWQGEDCDSLEPYVCIRDACCDHHN, from the exons ATGGCTCTTAGTTGTCCCTTAGTTCAGCATCCAACAGCCCTGAAAACTCTAAAG ATGGCGTTTTCTCTTCGCGTGTTTTTCCTCCTTTGTGGGATCAGTGGACTGATGACTGGAGCT TGGTCTCGTCCTAGCAAAG AAGTTTGCTGTCCCAAGGGATGGACTCAGTTGGATGATCACTGTTACATCTTCCAAGCTGACGAAAGGATGTTTCTAGATGCAGAG AGTGTCTGCAACATTCTTGGTGGGAATCTGGCCTCAATCACCAGTGCGGTGAAAAATTCAGTCGTTCAAGACCTGGTTAATCATGCGGAAGTAGATGAAGCCTGGATTGGACTCAGTGATGCCATTGAG ACGGGAACCTTTCTCTGGACTGATGGCAAACCCTTCGAATTTAGTGACTTTCCATCAGCACTTCCTACGGATGGATGTGTGGTTATTGATGCTGACGCCACCACCG aaTCATGGCAAGGTGAGGATTGTGACAGCCTAGAGCCATACGTTTGCATCAGAGACGCGTGCTGTGACCACCATAACTAA